A portion of the Adhaeribacter radiodurans genome contains these proteins:
- a CDS encoding cyanophycinase produces MHTPKGKIIAIGGNEDKGTYSNPRTRRKYYLNFFELGILKRFTSELGKTNPRIEVITTASMIPEEVGHIYQKAFATLSITNVGLMHIRTPPEADLPEYLDRLRQADGILFSGGDQARLTRMFLHTEFLNICKHRYQHEESFVLAGTSAGAMAMSGVMIKRGSSFEALMKGTVKLDHGLNFLSNVIIDSHFVKRGRFGRLMEAVALHTRKIGIGLGEDTGVLITKGNLIETIGSNLVIIVDGYRIGYNNADEANRGEPLSIENIVMHVLAKGNVYDIYLREFYKNSEAHQRHVQDILDNLSPK; encoded by the coding sequence GTGCATACACCTAAAGGAAAAATTATAGCCATCGGCGGCAACGAAGATAAGGGCACCTATTCCAACCCGCGTACCAGGCGCAAATACTACCTTAATTTTTTTGAATTAGGAATTTTAAAACGCTTCACCTCTGAGTTAGGCAAAACTAACCCGCGGATTGAAGTAATTACTACTGCTTCCATGATTCCGGAGGAAGTGGGCCATATTTATCAAAAAGCTTTTGCCACTCTCAGTATTACCAATGTAGGTTTAATGCACATCCGTACCCCACCCGAAGCGGATTTACCGGAATATTTAGATCGTTTGCGGCAAGCAGATGGTATTTTATTTTCGGGTGGCGACCAGGCCCGTTTAACACGCATGTTTTTACATACGGAATTTTTAAACATCTGCAAGCACCGCTACCAGCACGAAGAATCTTTTGTACTGGCGGGTACCAGTGCGGGAGCCATGGCTATGTCTGGGGTAATGATAAAACGCGGTAGTAGTTTCGAGGCTTTAATGAAAGGAACTGTTAAACTAGATCACGGTTTAAATTTTTTATCTAACGTAATCATCGACTCGCATTTTGTGAAGCGTGGCCGGTTCGGCAGGTTAATGGAAGCGGTAGCTCTGCATACCCGTAAAATAGGCATTGGCCTGGGCGAAGACACGGGAGTACTCATTACCAAAGGTAACTTAATCGAAACCATTGGCTCCAACCTGGTAATAATTGTAGATGGCTACCGAATTGGTTATAACAACGCCGACGAAGCCAATCGGGGTGAACCATTATCCATCGAGAATATTGTTATGCATGTGCTGGCAAAAGGTAATGTGTATGATATTTACTTACGCGAATTTTACAAAAATTCAGAAGCTCACCAACGTCACGTACAAGACATCCTGGATAATCTTTCACCAAAATAA
- a CDS encoding isoaspartyl peptidase/L-asparaginase family protein: MNPIAIAIHGGAGTILRALLTEEKERAYYQALQDAVEKGHQILAKGGSALKAVEETVRELEDCILFNAGRGSVFTHQGEHELDAAIMCGATGMAGAVAGVRRVRNPITLAKAVMQHSEHVLLTGEGAENFGHQVGVAFEPEEYFFDAFRYEQWQAAKAEDSIKLDHSAPILPDKKLGTVGAVALDAAGNLAAATSTGGMTNKKFNRVGDTPIIGAGTYANNATCAVSCTGHGEYFMRAVVAYDVSCLVEYKGLTITEACLYVVQEKLKKQGGEGGLIALNTKGEIALTFNSEGMYRASKRNDEPTYVGIYE; encoded by the coding sequence ATGAACCCAATTGCTATTGCTATTCACGGAGGTGCCGGCACCATTCTACGGGCGCTCTTAACAGAGGAAAAAGAAAGGGCTTATTACCAAGCTTTACAAGATGCGGTAGAAAAAGGCCACCAAATTCTGGCAAAAGGTGGTAGTGCCCTGAAAGCAGTAGAAGAAACGGTTCGGGAACTGGAAGATTGCATTTTGTTTAACGCTGGCCGAGGCTCCGTATTTACCCACCAGGGTGAGCACGAATTGGATGCAGCTATTATGTGCGGAGCTACGGGTATGGCTGGCGCAGTGGCGGGTGTACGTCGGGTGCGAAATCCTATAACATTGGCAAAGGCGGTAATGCAGCATTCTGAACATGTTTTATTAACCGGCGAAGGGGCCGAAAATTTTGGGCACCAGGTAGGTGTTGCCTTTGAACCCGAAGAATATTTTTTTGATGCCTTCAGGTACGAGCAATGGCAAGCTGCCAAAGCCGAAGACTCAATAAAACTAGATCATAGCGCTCCTATACTCCCCGATAAGAAATTAGGAACCGTGGGAGCAGTTGCTCTAGATGCTGCAGGCAACTTAGCGGCGGCCACTTCTACGGGCGGTATGACCAACAAGAAATTTAACCGGGTTGGAGATACTCCTATAATAGGAGCGGGAACCTACGCCAATAATGCTACTTGTGCGGTTTCCTGCACCGGTCACGGCGAATATTTTATGCGGGCAGTAGTAGCCTATGATGTATCGTGCCTGGTTGAATACAAAGGCTTAACTATTACGGAGGCTTGTTTGTATGTAGTACAAGAGAAGCTAAAAAAGCAAGGAGGGGAGGGCGGACTTATTGCGCTCAATACCAAAGGCGAGATAGCGCTAACCTTTAACTCAGAAGGAATGTACCGCGCCAGTAAACGCAACGATGAACCTACTTACGTGGGGATTTATGAATGA
- a CDS encoding DUF3127 domain-containing protein: MSFDVQGRLHEIFDEIQVSDKFRKREFVLEIPDGSFTQHVKFQLTQDKCSVIDQFKIGDEVKVNFNLSGKPFTKNGTTMYFTNLQAWRVESAGAAPVNNGGNNSNRAQQPATSSPFLNEEIDNDLPF, from the coding sequence ATGTCTTTTGATGTTCAAGGAAGGTTGCACGAAATATTCGATGAGATTCAGGTAAGTGATAAATTCCGCAAGCGTGAATTTGTGCTGGAAATTCCGGATGGTTCTTTTACCCAGCACGTTAAGTTTCAACTGACGCAGGATAAATGCAGTGTGATTGATCAGTTTAAAATTGGTGATGAAGTAAAAGTAAATTTTAATCTTTCAGGTAAGCCTTTTACTAAAAACGGTACTACCATGTATTTTACCAACCTGCAAGCCTGGCGCGTTGAGAGTGCAGGTGCCGCCCCAGTAAACAACGGCGGAAATAACAGTAACCGTGCCCAACAACCAGCTACAAGTAGCCCATTCCTGAACGAAGAAATTGATAACGACTTGCCTTTCTAA
- a CDS encoding RNA-binding domain-containing protein: MHDLLRLIAIGENEQLDFKKTITHPDKIARTLVSFANTQGGILLVGVQDNGTIVGVDPEEEKHTLELAAQFYCDPPLTLDYKEIEYEKRLVLEVIVPESSLKPHLAKVKENDWRGYVRVKDESVQSSKMVNKALRSETALTEATRPLNLDKPDYQVLEYLKTNRRITLAQFMKLANISQRRAYRILVKLVLHGYLRLHDKEKEDYYTLS, translated from the coding sequence ATGCACGACCTTTTGCGCTTAATTGCCATTGGTGAAAATGAGCAGTTGGATTTTAAGAAAACAATTACGCACCCGGATAAAATTGCTCGTACCTTAGTTTCTTTTGCCAACACCCAGGGCGGTATTCTGTTAGTAGGCGTGCAGGATAATGGTACTATTGTGGGAGTTGATCCGGAAGAAGAAAAACACACCTTAGAATTAGCAGCTCAGTTCTACTGCGATCCTCCTCTTACATTAGATTACAAAGAAATAGAATACGAAAAACGACTGGTACTGGAAGTAATAGTTCCGGAAAGTTCGTTAAAGCCCCATTTAGCCAAAGTAAAAGAAAATGACTGGCGCGGCTACGTGCGGGTAAAAGACGAAAGTGTGCAATCGAGCAAAATGGTAAACAAAGCTTTACGCTCCGAAACTGCCTTAACCGAAGCCACCCGACCTTTAAACCTGGACAAACCCGATTACCAGGTATTAGAATATTTAAAAACAAACCGACGGATTACTCTGGCGCAGTTCATGAAATTAGCCAATATATCGCAGCGTAGAGCTTACCGGATTCTGGTTAAACTGGTATTACATGGCTACCTCCGGTTGCACGATAAAGAAAAAGAAGACTATTATACATTAAGTTAA